A window of the Cucurbita pepo subsp. pepo cultivar mu-cu-16 chromosome LG01, ASM280686v2, whole genome shotgun sequence genome harbors these coding sequences:
- the LOC111789231 gene encoding aspartic proteinase CDR1-like has protein sequence MAPTIFLLLALLSIAGKGGGLKLELIQRRLSPGNVSPMAAKSQIWPETSEFMVKIAVGTPPTEVHAILDTGSDLFWAQCRPCAKCYRQTNPIYDPSKSSTFRTLSCKSPQCHLRGSGAACSGTDTCKYGYGYGSGSTQGELATEKMAVTSRSGATTPFSGVVFGCGHNNSGTFNANEMGLIGFGRGAISFVSQIGPSVGGRKFSLCLMPYNTDPRISSSLSIGSGSEVKGPGVITAQLVRTADQTSYSLTLTGISVGKTLVPYSTSGPPAKGNAVLDTGTPPTLLPKELYGRLAAEVRRHIPSKPIDDDTLCYKDNLGDLVMTLHFDGGVDLRLSTVQTFNKMPDGSFCFTAMGVDDKDAVIGNSMMANFLVGYDIDNMTVSFKPTDCTKIG, from the exons ATGGCGCCTACCATATTTCTCCTTCTCGCACTACTTTCCATCGCCGGCAAAGGCGGTGGTCTCAAGCTGGAACTCATCCAACGCCGACTCTCACCCGGCAACGTTTCACCGATGGCAGCCAAGTCACAAATTTGGCCGGAAACCAGCGAATTTATGGTGAAAATCGCCGTCGGAACGCCGCCGACGGAGGTGCATGCAATCCTCGACACTGGCAGCGATTTATTTTGGGCCCAGTGTCGTCCATGTGCGAAATGTTACCGGCAAACCAATCCGATTTACGACCCTTCGAAATCGTCAACCTTTCGAACCCTTTCTTGCAAGTCGCCGCAGTGCCATTTGAGGGGGTCCGGTGCGGCGTGCTCCGGCACCGACACGTGTAAGTACGGCTATGGGTATGGAAGCGGATCTACGCAGGGAGAATTGGCGACTGAAAAAATGGCTGTAACTTCGAGGTCTGGAGCGACGACGCCGTTTTCGGGGGTGGTGTTTGGTTGCGGACATAATAATAGTGGAACGTTTAATGCCAATGAAATGGGATTGATCGGATTTGGAAGAGGAGCGATTTCCTTCGTTTCTCag ATAGGTCCATCGGTCGGCGGCAGAAAGTTCTCCCTTTGTCTGATGCCATACAACACCGACCCGAGAATCTCAAGTAGCCTCTCTATCGGGTCGGGTTCTGAAGTTAAAGGACCCGGAGTCATCACAGCCCAACTCGTTCGAACAGCCGACCAGACATCTTACTCTCTCACCCTCACGGGAATCTCCGTCGGAAAAACCCTCGTTCCGTACAGTACGTCGGGACCTCCGGCCAAGGGGAATGCGGTTCTCGATACCGGCACGCCGCCGACTCTCCTCCCCAAAGAATTGTACGGACGATTGGCTGCCGAAGTTCGGCGGCATATCCCGTCGAAGCCCATTGACGATGATACTCTTTGCTACAAAGATAATTTGGGGGATTTGGTGATGACTCTGCACTTCGACGGCGGCGTGGATCTGCGATTGAGTACGGTTCAGACTTTCAATAAGATGCCGGATGGGTCCTTTTGCTTCACCGCGATGGGCGTTGACGACAAGGACGCAGTCATCGGGAACAGTATGATGGCGAATTTTTTGGTTGGGTATGATATTGACAATATGACGGTGTCGTTTAAGCCCACCGATTGCACAAAAATTGGTTGA